Proteins from a single region of Segatella copri:
- a CDS encoding aminotransferase class V-fold PLP-dependent enzyme, translating into MYDINQVRADFPILSRKVYDKPLVYLDNAATTQKPLCVLDAMRDEYLNVNANVHRGVHYLSQQATDLHEAARETVRKFINAPKVEEVIFTRGTTESLNLVVSSFCDAFMSEGDEVIISTMEHHSNIVPWQLQAAKKGIAIRVIPINDKGEINLDEFANLFTERTKIVSIAQVSNVLGTVNPVKEMIKIAHEHDVPVMVDGAQSTPHFAVDVQDMDCDFFAFSGHKIYGPTGIGVLYGKEEWLDKLPPYQGGGEMIESVSFEKTTFEKLPFKFEAGTPDYVATHGLAKAIDYVSALGMDNIAKHEQELTRYCMEQMRTIDGIRLFGEQEGKDAVVSFLVGDIHHMDMGTLLDRLGIAVRTGHHCAQPLMDRYGILGTVRASFALYNTKEEIDALVAGVKRVATMF; encoded by the coding sequence ATGTATGATATCAATCAAGTAAGAGCAGATTTCCCGATTTTATCGAGAAAGGTCTATGATAAGCCATTGGTGTATCTGGATAATGCGGCAACTACGCAGAAGCCATTGTGCGTGCTCGATGCCATGCGCGATGAGTATCTCAATGTAAATGCCAATGTGCATCGTGGTGTTCACTATCTCTCTCAGCAGGCTACCGACCTTCATGAGGCAGCCCGCGAAACCGTGCGCAAGTTTATCAATGCGCCTAAGGTTGAGGAAGTCATCTTTACCCGTGGCACTACAGAGAGTCTGAATCTCGTGGTTTCATCGTTCTGCGATGCCTTTATGAGCGAGGGCGACGAGGTGATTATCTCTACCATGGAGCATCACTCCAATATCGTGCCTTGGCAGTTGCAGGCTGCCAAGAAGGGAATCGCTATCCGTGTAATCCCTATCAATGATAAAGGTGAGATTAACCTCGATGAATTCGCCAATTTATTTACCGAACGCACCAAAATCGTGAGCATTGCCCAGGTGAGCAACGTGCTCGGTACGGTGAATCCGGTAAAAGAGATGATAAAGATAGCTCATGAGCACGATGTGCCTGTCATGGTGGATGGCGCTCAGAGTACTCCTCATTTTGCTGTGGATGTACAGGATATGGATTGCGATTTCTTCGCTTTCAGCGGACATAAGATTTATGGTCCTACCGGTATCGGTGTGCTTTACGGCAAGGAAGAGTGGCTCGACAAGTTGCCTCCTTATCAGGGCGGTGGCGAAATGATTGAGAGCGTAAGTTTCGAGAAGACTACTTTCGAGAAGTTGCCTTTCAAGTTTGAGGCTGGTACTCCTGATTATGTAGCTACCCACGGTCTGGCAAAAGCCATCGATTATGTTTCTGCACTCGGCATGGATAACATTGCCAAGCACGAGCAGGAACTCACCCGTTACTGCATGGAGCAGATGCGAACCATAGATGGAATCAGGCTTTTTGGTGAACAGGAGGGCAAAGATGCCGTTGTCAGCTTCTTGGTTGGTGATATTCATCACATGGATATGGGAACCTTGCTCGACCGCCTGGGCATCGCTGTACGTACCGGTCATCATTGCGCTCAGCCTTTGATGGACCGCTATGGTATTCTCGGCACCGTTCGTGCCAGCTTTGCCCTATATAATACAAAGGAAGAAATAGATGCGCTTGTAGCGGGCGTAAAACGCGTGGCTACGATGTTCTAA